The Lutibacter sp. Hel_I_33_5 genome has a window encoding:
- a CDS encoding amidohydrolase family protein, translating to MRTQKKYLLLFILMVCSVGMAQTKTISFENVNVIPMDTDTIITNQRVIIANGKILKIEPASKTITIHIDVAIEASGKYLIPGLVETHYHLQNNIENEFKLLIANGITSARNMAEYDGQDHIKIRAVAQSNSILSPHYYTTGPYLNRSHFNHIDSVETIVKYHKERGYNYLKIADNLPKDIYLKLLETASKQDLEIVGHGQRELPLEYSLRIKSIAHVEEFMNIFSKEERTSISYLNKAAKEIKTSGVYVSPTLGIFEMISRYADKTKSEMLNNDENIKYLPKHYSDYWKSNTINYRKNSWFTKNESLIRLENELEWQKKFTLLLHKQGVPLMAGSDTYGLFLPGFSLHHELELIYSSGLSAYETLKTATVVPARYLNTISQSGTVTEGKLADLVLLEKNPLDDIRNTKTIIGVVIKGKWFNRKKLNKILLEVENSNK from the coding sequence ATGCGAACACAAAAAAAATATCTATTGCTATTTATTCTAATGGTATGTTCTGTAGGTATGGCTCAAACTAAAACAATTTCGTTTGAGAATGTAAATGTAATTCCAATGGATACCGACACCATAATTACTAATCAAAGAGTAATTATAGCAAATGGTAAAATATTGAAAATTGAGCCAGCTTCTAAAACGATAACCATTCATATTGATGTTGCAATAGAAGCTTCAGGTAAATATTTAATTCCTGGTTTAGTAGAAACACATTATCATCTACAGAACAATATTGAGAATGAGTTCAAGCTTTTAATTGCAAACGGAATAACCTCTGCTAGAAACATGGCAGAATATGATGGTCAAGATCATATAAAAATAAGAGCGGTCGCTCAAAGTAATTCTATTTTGTCTCCTCATTATTACACAACCGGACCTTATCTTAATAGAAGCCATTTTAATCATATAGATTCTGTTGAAACCATAGTAAAGTACCATAAAGAAAGAGGTTATAATTATTTGAAAATTGCTGATAATCTACCAAAAGACATTTACTTAAAGTTATTAGAAACGGCTAGTAAACAAGACCTTGAAATTGTTGGACATGGACAAAGAGAACTACCGTTAGAATATTCATTGAGAATTAAATCTATTGCTCATGTTGAAGAGTTTATGAATATCTTTTCAAAAGAAGAGCGTACATCTATTAGTTATCTTAATAAAGCTGCAAAAGAAATTAAAACAAGTGGTGTTTATGTTTCGCCTACTCTTGGAATATTTGAAATGATTAGTCGATATGCAGATAAGACCAAATCTGAGATGTTGAATAACGACGAAAATATCAAATACTTACCAAAACATTATTCAGATTATTGGAAGTCTAACACTATTAATTATAGAAAAAACTCATGGTTCACTAAAAATGAATCATTAATCCGACTTGAAAATGAATTAGAATGGCAAAAGAAGTTCACCTTACTATTACATAAGCAAGGAGTACCATTAATGGCAGGAAGTGATACATATGGTTTATTTCTTCCAGGTTTTTCTCTTCATCATGAATTAGAATTAATCTACAGTTCTGGGCTTTCAGCATATGAAACACTTAAAACAGCAACAGTTGTTCCTGCACGTTATTTAAATACAATTTCACAAAGTGGAACTGTTACTGAAGGAAAATTAGCTGATTTAGTTTTATTAGAAAAAAATCCTCTTGACGATATTAGAAATACAAAAACAATTATAGGTGTTGTTATAAAAGGGAAATGGTTTAATAGAAAAAAGTTAAATAAAATATTATTAGAAGTAGAAAATTCGAACAAATAA
- a CDS encoding AraC family transcriptional regulator — MSSINIPLLETVSLLATLHCLVLSLVILFSKFFRSKTNNYLGFTLLIIAIVGINNWFWDIGSNPIIISLLDLFLWQFLYPTTLFVFFYKTSNNTSGITQRLKFFYLPFILLSALNIFLSLSTTFQLYNLPDIVLKYIPIFYKTISFFSIVFPVYMIILSYKYTLAKKNSLSKKWLKYLLGFLSLIILFGVVLESYRFIFLEKLPLTYLWTFSSIFIYWLTYKGMYQFKLSNDQFEIREITKREKKKPINSVNSKSSHFKKLVFLIEEDKIHHNPNLSRDSVAEQLEISNSYLSQIIKENTSVNFSDYINSHRIKDVKLMLKDSDFDKYSLLSIGLECGFNSKTSFYTNFKKETGLTPKEYKNK; from the coding sequence AAAACCAATAATTATTTAGGGTTTACTTTATTAATTATCGCTATTGTTGGAATTAATAATTGGTTTTGGGATATCGGTTCCAATCCAATAATAATTAGCTTACTAGATTTATTTCTTTGGCAATTCTTATATCCAACAACGCTATTTGTTTTCTTTTATAAAACCTCAAATAATACTTCGGGTATTACACAACGTTTAAAGTTTTTTTACCTGCCTTTTATTCTATTAAGTGCACTCAATATCTTTTTGTCTTTAAGTACAACTTTTCAATTGTATAATCTACCAGATATTGTTTTAAAATACATCCCTATATTTTATAAAACAATTAGCTTTTTTTCTATTGTTTTTCCTGTTTATATGATTATCCTCTCCTATAAATATACGCTAGCTAAAAAGAACAGTTTGAGTAAAAAGTGGTTAAAATATCTTTTGGGTTTTCTTTCGCTAATTATATTATTTGGAGTTGTATTAGAATCTTATCGATTTATCTTTTTAGAGAAATTACCACTAACTTATTTATGGACATTTAGTTCTATTTTTATTTATTGGTTAACCTATAAAGGGATGTACCAATTTAAATTGTCGAATGACCAATTTGAAATTAGAGAGATTACTAAAAGAGAAAAAAAGAAACCAATCAATTCTGTAAACTCTAAAAGTTCTCATTTTAAAAAATTAGTGTTTTTAATTGAAGAAGATAAAATACATCATAACCCAAATCTAAGCAGAGATAGTGTTGCTGAACAACTAGAAATAAGCAACAGTTACCTATCTCAAATTATTAAAGAAAATACTTCTGTTAATTTTTCAGACTACATTAATTCACATCGCATAAAGGATGTAAAACTAATGCTAAAAGACTCAGATTTTGATAAATATAGTTTACTCTCCATTGGCTTGGAATGTGGGTTTAATTCTAAAACATCGTTCTACACAAATTTTAAAAAAGAAACAGGACTAACACCCAAAGAATATAAGAATAAATAG
- a CDS encoding P-II family nitrogen regulator gives MKKIEAIIRPSKLKAVQKGLKEAEIPCITAIPVKGTGLQGTYSERYRGTEQSMIMQTRIMIICIVSDENLEKGINVILDNASENLVGDGKIFVYNVEDAIRIRTKTRGSKAII, from the coding sequence ATGAAAAAAATAGAAGCAATTATAAGACCCTCTAAATTAAAAGCAGTACAAAAAGGTTTAAAGGAAGCTGAAATACCATGTATTACAGCAATTCCTGTAAAAGGAACTGGATTGCAAGGAACATATTCTGAGCGTTATAGAGGAACAGAACAATCTATGATAATGCAAACTAGAATTATGATTATCTGCATTGTTAGTGATGAAAATTTAGAAAAAGGAATCAATGTTATTCTAGACAATGCCTCAGAGAATTTGGTTGGTGATGGAAAAATATTTGTATACAATGTAGAAGACGCTATTAGAATTAGAACCAAAACTAGAGGTTCTAAAGCGATTATCTAA
- a CDS encoding thiol-disulfide oxidoreductase DCC family protein — translation MKRNSKIKENRNILFFDGVCTLCNKTIDFFIKRNDRNTIFYASLQSKFAKDFLRTQAIDSNKMETILYFSKGKLHTKSSAVLIAVKELSSIHRGFFLLLIIPKFIRDYFYDIIATKRYRLFGKSTTCRIPNESEIKRFISE, via the coding sequence ATGAAACGGAATTCAAAGATTAAAGAAAATAGAAACATATTATTTTTTGATGGCGTTTGCACATTATGTAATAAAACAATTGATTTTTTTATAAAAAGGAATGATAGAAATACAATATTTTATGCATCACTGCAATCAAAATTTGCCAAGGATTTTCTAAGAACACAAGCTATTGATTCAAATAAAATGGAAACAATATTATATTTCTCAAAAGGAAAACTACACACTAAGTCTTCCGCAGTACTTATAGCTGTAAAGGAATTAAGTTCAATTCATCGTGGTTTCTTCCTTTTACTAATCATTCCAAAATTCATTAGGGACTATTTTTACGATATAATTGCTACAAAGAGATATAGACTATTTGGTAAATCAACAACATGTAGGATTCCAAATGAAAGTGAAATTAAACGCTTCATTTCTGAATAA
- a CDS encoding alpha/beta fold hydrolase, translated as MESLYKSETGKAEILNLYNQKLKDLNINYQYHEVETAFGKTNVIVTGDAPKPPILIVHGSNGCAPIALETYFGLDTHFQVFAVDALAQPNKSAETRLSMKNVDYGQWLHEVIDSLELKNVTLAGFSFGGLVILKALEFKDANIKEVFLTAPAYIVNGNPIKALFKVFIPMKRYIRTKKSKYVERFLNELFTEKDAFALQFLSKVFLHFKMDFTSVPVIHRREANLIKTPFTLIAAKNDLMFPGEKMLKRAEKIFPSLKETILLKHSKHVQNKSDNKMIVDLINKSI; from the coding sequence ATGGAATCATTATATAAATCTGAAACAGGAAAAGCTGAAATTTTAAATCTCTATAATCAAAAATTAAAGGATCTAAATATCAACTATCAGTATCATGAGGTTGAAACGGCTTTTGGTAAAACCAATGTAATTGTTACTGGAGATGCACCAAAACCACCAATACTAATTGTTCATGGTTCAAACGGATGTGCACCAATTGCTTTAGAAACATATTTTGGTTTAGACACACATTTTCAAGTTTTTGCCGTTGATGCATTGGCACAACCTAATAAAAGTGCAGAAACACGATTATCAATGAAAAATGTTGATTACGGACAGTGGTTACACGAAGTGATTGATAGTTTAGAGTTAAAAAATGTAACGCTTGCTGGATTTTCGTTCGGTGGACTGGTTATTCTAAAGGCATTAGAATTCAAAGATGCCAATATAAAAGAAGTGTTTTTAACAGCACCTGCATATATTGTTAATGGGAATCCCATAAAAGCATTATTTAAAGTGTTTATTCCAATGAAGCGCTATATAAGAACCAAGAAATCAAAATATGTAGAACGTTTTTTAAATGAGCTGTTTACAGAAAAAGATGCCTTTGCATTACAATTTCTCTCTAAAGTATTTTTGCATTTTAAAATGGATTTCACATCTGTTCCAGTAATACATAGGAGGGAAGCTAATTTAATAAAAACACCATTCACATTAATAGCAGCAAAAAATGACTTAATGTTTCCAGGTGAAAAAATGTTAAAAAGAGCAGAGAAGATATTTCCATCATTAAAGGAAACAATTTTACTTAAACACTCTAAACACGTACAAAATAAATCTGATAATAAAATGATTGTAGATCTAATTAACAAGAGTATTTAA
- a CDS encoding NAD(P)-dependent oxidoreductase, translating to MTVLVVGASGATGSKLVEQLLIEKHRIKIIVRSPDKLPESWKTNNDLQIITASLLELSDIEMSAIVSDCKAVASCLGHNMSWKGIYGQPRKLVTDATRRLCDVIKSNNLQSPIKFVLMNTTGNRNRDLNEPISFAQKCVIGLLRLLLPPHVDNEKAADYLRTQIGQNNNLIEWVAVRPDGLINEENVSDYEIHPSPIRSAIFNAGKVSRINVGHFMASLITEDNLWKKWKGQMPVIYSKLHQN from the coding sequence ATGACAGTTTTAGTAGTAGGAGCAAGTGGTGCCACAGGAAGTAAATTAGTAGAACAACTTCTAATTGAAAAACATAGGATAAAAATAATTGTAAGATCACCAGATAAATTACCAGAATCTTGGAAAACCAATAATGACTTACAAATTATAACAGCGAGTTTATTAGAATTAAGTGATATAGAAATGAGTGCCATTGTAAGCGATTGTAAAGCAGTTGCTTCTTGTCTAGGTCATAATATGTCTTGGAAAGGCATTTACGGACAACCTAGAAAATTAGTGACAGATGCTACACGACGATTATGCGATGTTATAAAATCAAATAATTTGCAAAGTCCTATAAAGTTTGTTTTAATGAACACTACAGGAAATCGTAATCGCGACTTAAATGAGCCTATTTCTTTTGCACAAAAATGTGTAATTGGGCTTCTTCGTTTGTTATTGCCACCTCATGTAGATAATGAGAAAGCTGCAGATTATTTACGTACACAAATTGGGCAAAACAATAATTTAATCGAATGGGTTGCAGTTAGACCAGATGGCTTGATTAACGAAGAAAACGTTTCCGATTATGAAATACATCCTTCACCAATTAGAAGCGCCATATTTAATGCAGGTAAAGTAAGCCGTATAAATGTAGGCCATTTTATGGCTAGTTTAATTACCGAAGACAACTTATGGAAGAAATGGAAAGGGCAGATGCCAGTAATCTATAGCAAATTACATCAAAATTAA